One Candidatus Aquicultor sp. genomic window carries:
- the cysK gene encoding cysteine synthase A — MGQIYNNITETIGRTPLVRLNRITDGAAGTVIAKVESFNPAGSIKDRIGVNMIDWAESQGLLKPGQTIVTPAGKASGATIIEPTSGNTGVALAFVAAARGYKVILTMPDTMSIERRSLLKAYGAELILTPGSEGMQGAVDKAAEIKNENPDYYLPHQFENPANPDMHRRTTANEIWHDTDGAVDILVAGVGTGGTITGVSEALKQRKPEFRAVAVEPADSPVLSGGQAGPHKIQGIGAGFVPKVLNIDIIDEIIQVTNEEAIQFTRRLAREEGILAGISSGAATYAAVQVARRPESAGKLIVVILPDTGERYLSNPVFADLD; from the coding sequence ATGGGACAGATTTATAACAACATCACCGAGACTATTGGTCGCACGCCGCTTGTTCGACTAAACAGGATCACCGATGGCGCTGCGGGTACAGTAATCGCCAAGGTGGAATCATTCAATCCTGCAGGAAGCATCAAAGACAGGATCGGCGTCAACATGATCGACTGGGCCGAGAGCCAGGGCTTGCTCAAACCCGGCCAGACCATCGTAACACCGGCCGGCAAAGCTTCGGGGGCGACCATTATCGAACCGACCAGCGGAAATACCGGTGTTGCGCTGGCATTTGTTGCCGCGGCACGCGGCTACAAGGTAATCCTTACTATGCCGGATACTATGTCGATTGAGCGCCGGTCTCTGCTAAAGGCTTACGGTGCCGAGCTCATCCTAACTCCCGGATCAGAAGGTATGCAGGGGGCAGTCGACAAGGCTGCAGAAATTAAAAACGAAAATCCCGATTATTATCTGCCGCACCAATTTGAGAACCCCGCCAACCCGGATATGCATCGCAGGACGACCGCCAACGAGATTTGGCATGATACCGACGGTGCCGTTGATATACTGGTGGCCGGTGTCGGCACGGGTGGCACGATAACGGGAGTTTCCGAAGCGCTCAAGCAGCGTAAACCGGAATTTAGAGCGGTGGCGGTTGAGCCCGCAGATTCACCGGTTCTTTCGGGCGGGCAGGCAGGCCCCCACAAGATACAAGGCATCGGCGCCGGCTTTGTTCCGAAAGTATTAAATATTGATATAATTGATGAGATCATACAGGTCACGAATGAAGAGGCTATACAGTTCACGCGGCGGCTCGCTCGCGAAGAGGGGATACTGGCCGGTATCTCAAGCGGCGCAGCCACCTATGCTGCGGTCCAGGTTGCTAGGCGGCCTGAAAGCGCCGGAAAACTCATCGTCGTGATATTGCCCGACACGGGCGAGCGATACTTGAGTAATCCGGTATTCGCGGACCTAGATTAA